The proteins below come from a single Bacteroidetes bacterium GWF2_43_63 genomic window:
- a CDS encoding glutamine cyclotransferase, producing the protein MKTKILILTVIVAMLSACGNGKKKDGDAKDSTVAETIKVPEFNADSAYAFVDKQVSFGPRVPGSKAHLACRDWLVSELKRHGAETTVQNITVRTYNNTVISGYNIIGSINPGASVRIMLSSHWDSRPFADYDPDPANHSKPIPGANDGASGVGVLLEIARLLKTNNPPIGVDIFFWDVEDFGEPKDAQGQEKEDTWGLGSQYWSKNPHKPGYNARYGILLDMVGAPFASFYREGFSQRYAPGVVTKVWNHAHDLGYSNFFLNAESNPIMDDHYYVNKYANIPTIDIIHQVNNSKTGFYPYWHTLKDDMSQIDRNTLKVVGQTLLRTVFYEK; encoded by the coding sequence ATGAAAACAAAAATCCTGATACTGACTGTAATAGTTGCAATGCTTAGTGCATGCGGGAACGGTAAAAAGAAAGATGGTGACGCGAAAGATTCAACAGTAGCGGAAACCATAAAAGTGCCTGAGTTCAATGCAGACAGCGCCTATGCATTTGTTGACAAACAAGTGTCGTTTGGTCCGCGCGTTCCCGGCAGCAAAGCACATCTGGCTTGCCGCGACTGGCTTGTGTCTGAATTGAAACGTCATGGTGCTGAAACTACAGTGCAGAATATTACAGTGCGGACTTATAACAATACGGTTATTTCCGGATACAACATTATCGGAAGTATTAACCCCGGCGCATCTGTGCGTATAATGCTCTCTTCACATTGGGATTCACGTCCGTTTGCAGATTATGATCCGGATCCGGCCAATCACAGCAAACCCATTCCCGGCGCCAATGACGGAGCATCGGGCGTTGGAGTGTTGCTTGAAATTGCGCGTCTTTTGAAAACCAATAATCCGCCGATTGGTGTCGATATATTTTTCTGGGATGTTGAAGATTTCGGCGAGCCCAAAGACGCGCAAGGTCAGGAAAAGGAAGACACCTGGGGACTTGGATCACAGTATTGGAGCAAGAATCCGCATAAACCGGGCTACAATGCACGATATGGAATTCTGCTCGACATGGTAGGAGCTCCATTTGCATCTTTCTATCGAGAAGGATTTTCACAGCGATATGCGCCTGGTGTGGTTACTAAAGTCTGGAATCATGCGCATGATCTTGGCTATTCAAATTTCTTTCTGAATGCGGAGTCCAATCCGATTATGGATGATCATTATTACGTGAATAAATATGCGAACATTCCTACGATTGACATCATTCATCAGGTCAATAATTCGAAGACTGGATTTTATCCTTACTGGCACACTCTGAAAGATGATATGAGTCAGATCGATCGCAATACGCTGAAAGTTGTCGGTCAGACCTTGCTGCGTACAGTTTTTTACGAGAAGTAG
- a CDS encoding beta-1,3-glucosyltransferase has translation MHRKSLLLLAMTIIFGFALRAQDTLPYKNPQQSIDVRVADLLSRMTLEEKFWQLYMIPADQNVDLKKYPNGIFGFQFATAGRDNNSAEQMLNYSGGGTAYETAKAINAAQRYFIEDTRLGIPIIAFDEALHGLVRKGATAFPQSIALAATFDTALMADVAEQIAFEVKERGIRMILSPVLNVAVDGRWGRVEETYGEDPFLVTQMALAYITAFEKMGVITTPKHFIANSGDGGRDSYPVQFSERMMEEVFYPPFKAVIQKGKATSLMTAYNSFNGKPCSQSHYLLTEKLKNEWGFRGFVISDAGATGGANVLHFTAKDYTDATKQSLEAGLDVIFQTSFDHYLLFYDAFEKNLIDIKAIDSAVARVLRAKFELGLFEHPYVDERILRDVSVPDLPLKAARESVVLLKNDHDILPLKKNISVAVIGTDAIEGRLGGYSREGKAEVTILEGIQNLIGKDNVKYAEGCGAYDDSLVAVAPHFLFHSDAGKQVPGLKAEYFNNISLGGKPVLSRIDNNIDFAWTLFSPEHGVVNYDFYSVRWEGVLKSPGNRMYNFGVRGDDGYRLFINDSLIIDNRQKQTVRTTTVPCRFEDGKNYALRMEFSESVGSAHISLMWDAGLNTSEEEEIDFAVQTAQSCDVAIVVAGIEEGEFRDRASLRLPGRQEEMIQKIASTGKPVIVVLVGGGPVVVTDFINNIDGLIDVWYPGDQGGTAVADVLFGDYNPAGRLPISFPVDEAQLPYVYYHKPTGRGDDYLDLTGKPMFPFGFGLSYTTFEYSDLKFSKENFSSSENTIVSFKLKNSGKSDGDEVVQLYIRDELASVARPMMELKGFQRVQLKAGESKNIAFEISPEMLSMLNEHMQRVVEPGTFRIMIGASANDIRLRGIITVEDKR, from the coding sequence ATGCACAGAAAGTCTCTGTTGCTATTGGCTATGACAATTATTTTCGGATTCGCGCTCCGTGCGCAGGATACATTGCCATACAAAAATCCACAACAGAGTATTGATGTCCGTGTTGCGGATCTTTTGAGTCGCATGACTTTAGAAGAAAAATTCTGGCAATTGTATATGATTCCGGCTGATCAAAATGTCGATCTGAAAAAATATCCGAATGGCATTTTCGGATTTCAGTTTGCCACTGCGGGGCGCGATAACAACAGTGCGGAGCAGATGCTGAATTATTCTGGTGGCGGCACAGCTTATGAAACAGCAAAGGCCATCAACGCTGCACAAAGATATTTTATTGAAGATACACGTCTGGGTATTCCAATCATTGCATTCGATGAAGCGTTGCATGGGCTTGTTCGTAAAGGAGCCACTGCCTTTCCGCAATCCATTGCTTTGGCGGCTACATTCGATACCGCACTGATGGCGGATGTCGCGGAGCAAATTGCATTTGAAGTTAAAGAACGTGGCATCAGGATGATTTTGTCGCCTGTGCTCAACGTGGCTGTTGATGGGCGTTGGGGCAGGGTAGAGGAAACTTACGGCGAAGATCCTTTTCTGGTGACTCAGATGGCGTTGGCCTACATCACTGCATTTGAAAAGATGGGAGTCATCACAACACCCAAACATTTCATTGCCAATTCAGGCGATGGCGGCCGCGACAGCTATCCGGTGCAGTTCAGTGAACGCATGATGGAAGAAGTTTTTTATCCGCCGTTTAAAGCGGTTATTCAAAAAGGTAAAGCAACTTCGCTCATGACTGCATACAATTCCTTTAACGGTAAACCCTGCTCTCAGAGCCATTATCTGCTTACAGAAAAGTTGAAAAATGAATGGGGATTTCGAGGTTTCGTCATCAGTGATGCAGGCGCAACAGGTGGTGCCAATGTACTCCATTTCACCGCAAAGGATTACACCGATGCAACAAAACAATCGCTGGAAGCCGGACTGGATGTGATTTTTCAGACATCGTTCGATCATTATCTGCTTTTTTACGATGCATTTGAAAAGAATCTGATCGATATTAAAGCCATTGATAGTGCGGTTGCACGAGTATTGCGTGCTAAGTTTGAATTGGGCTTGTTCGAACATCCTTATGTCGATGAGAGAATTCTTCGCGATGTTTCGGTGCCAGATTTACCTTTGAAAGCTGCGCGCGAATCGGTTGTGTTGCTGAAAAATGACCACGATATTCTGCCCTTGAAAAAAAATATTTCAGTCGCTGTGATCGGAACCGACGCCATCGAAGGGCGCCTTGGTGGCTATTCCCGCGAAGGCAAAGCAGAAGTGACAATCCTCGAGGGAATTCAGAATTTAATTGGAAAAGACAATGTGAAATACGCGGAAGGATGCGGGGCGTATGATGATTCACTGGTTGCAGTTGCTCCGCATTTTTTGTTTCATTCCGACGCTGGCAAGCAGGTACCGGGGCTTAAAGCAGAATATTTCAACAATATCTCATTAGGAGGAAAGCCTGTCCTGTCGCGCATTGATAACAATATTGATTTCGCCTGGACTTTGTTCTCGCCTGAACATGGGGTCGTAAATTATGATTTTTATTCGGTGCGTTGGGAAGGCGTATTGAAATCGCCGGGAAACCGAATGTATAATTTTGGAGTGCGTGGCGATGACGGTTATCGGCTCTTTATAAATGATTCTTTGATTATTGATAATAGGCAGAAACAGACAGTCAGAACAACAACAGTTCCATGCAGGTTTGAAGATGGTAAAAACTATGCTTTACGCATGGAGTTTAGCGAAAGTGTTGGTAGCGCTCATATTAGTCTGATGTGGGATGCTGGTTTGAATACATCAGAAGAAGAGGAAATAGATTTTGCAGTTCAAACTGCGCAGTCATGCGATGTTGCCATTGTTGTTGCTGGCATCGAAGAAGGAGAATTCCGCGATCGCGCTTCATTGCGTTTACCAGGCCGGCAGGAAGAGATGATACAGAAAATTGCTTCTACCGGAAAGCCAGTGATTGTTGTTCTTGTTGGTGGCGGCCCGGTGGTGGTAACCGATTTCATCAATAACATTGATGGACTTATTGATGTCTGGTATCCGGGCGATCAGGGTGGAACAGCTGTCGCTGATGTTTTATTCGGCGATTACAATCCTGCGGGCCGACTTCCAATAAGCTTTCCGGTTGATGAAGCTCAGTTGCCCTATGTGTATTATCACAAGCCCACCGGTCGAGGCGACGATTATCTGGACCTGACCGGAAAGCCCATGTTCCCATTTGGGTTTGGATTGAGTTATACAACATTTGAATATTCTGATTTAAAATTCAGTAAAGAAAATTTCAGTAGTAGTGAAAACACAATTGTTTCGTTTAAATTGAAAAACTCCGGAAAGTCTGATGGAGACGAGGTTGTGCAACTTTACATCCGCGACGAACTGGCGTCAGTTGCCCGCCCGATGATGGAGCTGAAAGGATTTCAACGCGTGCAACTGAAAGCAGGTGAAAGCAAAAACATCGCATTTGAGATTTCTCCCGAAATGCTCAGTATGCTGAATGAGCATATGCAGCGCGTGGTTGAGCCCGGCACCTTTCGAATTATGATTGGTGCCTCGGCAAATGATATTAGGTTGCGGGGGATTATTACAGTGGAAGACAAAAGATAA
- a CDS encoding NADH dehydrogenase: MRIVRVAVESESIIAGGVDLTQIDPILEHYAGHKGAVIPVLQKIQETYGYLPAESIRKAAEVLRISASDIYGVATFYSQFRLKPVGKYIIKVCHGTACHVQNATAVSESIEEALEIKDGQTTEDGLFTIESVACLGCCSLAPVMMISGETYGKLSGKSAVKIINDVRMQEKQK; this comes from the coding sequence ATGAGAATTGTACGTGTGGCGGTTGAGAGTGAGAGCATTATTGCAGGTGGCGTCGATCTGACTCAAATAGATCCAATACTCGAACACTATGCAGGCCATAAAGGTGCTGTTATTCCGGTTCTTCAGAAAATTCAGGAAACCTATGGTTATCTTCCTGCAGAATCTATCCGCAAAGCGGCAGAAGTGCTGCGTATCAGTGCCAGTGACATTTACGGAGTGGCTACATTCTACTCGCAGTTTCGGTTGAAACCGGTTGGGAAATACATTATTAAAGTTTGTCATGGGACAGCTTGTCATGTGCAGAATGCAACTGCCGTGAGCGAATCGATCGAAGAAGCCCTTGAAATTAAAGATGGCCAAACTACCGAAGACGGCTTGTTTACGATTGAAAGCGTTGCTTGTCTTGGCTGTTGTTCTCTGGCGCCTGTTATGATGATCAGTGGCGAAACTTATGGAAAACTTTCAGGCAAGTCGGCTGTAAAGATTATTAATGACGTTAGAATGCAGGAAAAACAAAAATAG
- a CDS encoding alpha-L-fucosidase, translating into MGQVGTYVPPTDTLVKQKLENWLDMKFGLLMHWGLYSQLGVVESWGLCSEDQDFQSRNGMDYIDYKNHYFNQIKKFNPQQFNPDAWAEVAQKAGMKYVVFTTKHHDGFCMFDTKQTDFKITSGESPFNSNPKANVAKYVFEAFRNKGFMVGAYFSKPDWHCPSYWTPLLATPDRNCNYDTRKYPGRWKEFQNYTFNQIEELTTEYGKLDILWLDGGWVRPDSTINEEVRSWGYNIPKYEQDIDMPRIAAMARENQPGILIVDRTVHGPFEDYRTPEQSVPNSILSYPFETCMTMTSNWGYVPNAEYKSAELLIAMMIDVVSKGGNFLLNVAPTAQGTFENKAILTLYEIGKWMSVNESAIYGSRPWKQFKEGNHVRFTQSKDGKYLYVFALYWPGKSLSLPCITEKKKYKVTMLGSKEKIKTSFSQDGLTLIIPEVLQNAASRPTAYISVFRITLK; encoded by the coding sequence ATGGGACAGGTTGGAACCTACGTACCACCCACTGACACTCTGGTGAAACAAAAGCTGGAGAATTGGCTGGATATGAAATTCGGCTTGCTTATGCATTGGGGCTTGTATTCTCAACTTGGCGTGGTAGAGTCATGGGGATTGTGTTCGGAAGATCAGGACTTTCAGAGTCGCAACGGCATGGATTACATCGATTACAAAAATCATTATTTTAATCAGATTAAGAAATTCAATCCTCAGCAGTTTAATCCGGATGCATGGGCTGAAGTAGCTCAGAAAGCCGGGATGAAGTATGTTGTGTTTACGACAAAACATCATGATGGCTTTTGTATGTTCGATACAAAACAAACCGATTTTAAAATCACATCTGGCGAAAGTCCTTTCAACAGCAATCCCAAAGCCAATGTGGCTAAGTATGTTTTCGAAGCATTCCGCAACAAAGGTTTCATGGTAGGTGCTTATTTCTCGAAACCCGACTGGCATTGTCCATCTTACTGGACGCCGCTTCTGGCAACGCCCGACAGAAACTGCAATTACGACACACGCAAATATCCCGGTCGCTGGAAAGAATTTCAGAATTACACGTTCAATCAGATTGAAGAGCTGACAACGGAATACGGAAAGCTTGATATACTCTGGCTCGACGGTGGCTGGGTGCGTCCTGATTCCACAATCAACGAAGAAGTGCGCTCATGGGGCTACAACATTCCGAAGTACGAACAGGACATTGATATGCCTCGCATTGCTGCCATGGCTCGCGAAAATCAGCCGGGCATTCTTATAGTGGACCGCACTGTTCATGGCCCTTTTGAAGATTATCGAACGCCTGAACAAAGTGTTCCCAATTCCATTTTGTCGTATCCTTTCGAGACCTGCATGACTATGACTTCGAACTGGGGCTATGTTCCAAATGCAGAATATAAGTCAGCGGAATTATTAATTGCAATGATGATTGATGTTGTTTCAAAAGGCGGAAACTTTTTATTGAATGTTGCCCCTACAGCGCAGGGAACTTTCGAAAATAAAGCGATTCTTACATTGTATGAAATCGGAAAGTGGATGTCGGTGAATGAAAGTGCTATTTACGGAAGCCGCCCCTGGAAACAGTTTAAAGAGGGCAATCATGTGCGTTTTACACAATCAAAAGACGGAAAATATTTGTACGTTTTTGCTTTGTATTGGCCGGGAAAATCTCTGTCGTTGCCGTGCATCACCGAAAAGAAAAAATATAAAGTGACAATGCTCGGTTCGAAAGAGAAAATCAAAACGTCATTTTCTCAAGATGGATTGACTTTGATCATCCCGGAAGTATTGCAGAATGCTGCTTCGCGGCCAACCGCTTACATTTCTGTTTTTCGTATCACACTTAAATAA
- a CDS encoding glutamate dehydrogenase: MNVKQIMQDLEQRNPGQVEYLQAVREVLESIEEVVNENPQFDKAGIIERLVEPDRTLMFKIPWVGDDGKVNVNRGYRVQFNNAIGPYKGGLRFHPSVNLSILKFLGFEQIFKNSLTTLPMGGGKGGSDFNPKGKSDGEVMRFCQGFMLELWKLIGPETDVPAGDIGVGGREIGFMYGMYRKLARENTGVLTGKGINWGGSLIRPEATGFGGIYFVEQMLKTMGTDFKGKTVSLSGFGNVAWGAAIKAVELGAKVVTVSGPDGYIYDEAGISGEKIDYLLDLRASNQDIVKPYADKFPGSKFFAGKRPWEVKVDIALPCATQNELSGEEAKVLIANGVKVVAEISNMGCTPEAVEALHAAKIAFGPGKAVNAGGVATSGLEMTQNSMKLSWDAKEVDQRLHSIMNNIHEACVKNGKEANGYINYVKGANVAGFLKVANAMLDQGIV; this comes from the coding sequence ATGAACGTTAAACAAATCATGCAGGATCTGGAACAGAGAAATCCGGGCCAGGTTGAGTATCTGCAGGCAGTACGCGAAGTACTCGAGTCAATCGAAGAAGTAGTAAATGAAAATCCGCAATTCGACAAAGCAGGCATCATTGAGCGCCTTGTTGAGCCAGACAGAACTCTCATGTTCAAAATTCCCTGGGTAGGCGATGATGGTAAAGTAAACGTGAACCGCGGATACCGCGTTCAGTTCAACAACGCTATCGGACCTTACAAAGGTGGTCTGCGTTTTCACCCAAGTGTGAACCTCTCAATCCTGAAATTCTTAGGTTTTGAGCAGATTTTCAAAAACAGCCTCACCACATTGCCTATGGGCGGTGGAAAAGGTGGCTCAGACTTCAATCCTAAAGGAAAATCAGACGGCGAAGTAATGCGTTTCTGCCAGGGCTTCATGCTCGAATTATGGAAACTTATCGGACCGGAAACAGATGTTCCTGCTGGTGACATCGGCGTTGGTGGACGCGAAATTGGTTTCATGTACGGTATGTACAGAAAACTTGCCCGCGAAAACACCGGAGTCCTCACTGGTAAAGGCATCAACTGGGGTGGCTCACTCATTCGTCCTGAAGCAACTGGTTTCGGCGGAATTTATTTCGTTGAACAGATGCTGAAAACAATGGGCACCGACTTTAAAGGCAAAACCGTTTCTCTCTCAGGTTTTGGCAACGTGGCTTGGGGCGCTGCAATTAAAGCAGTTGAACTCGGAGCAAAAGTTGTTACCGTTAGTGGTCCTGATGGATACATTTATGACGAAGCTGGTATCAGTGGTGAAAAAATCGATTATCTGCTTGACCTTCGTGCCAGCAACCAGGATATCGTAAAACCATATGCTGACAAATTCCCCGGCTCGAAATTCTTTGCCGGAAAACGTCCTTGGGAAGTTAAAGTTGACATTGCTCTGCCATGTGCAACCCAAAACGAACTCAGCGGAGAAGAAGCAAAAGTACTTATCGCCAATGGCGTTAAAGTGGTTGCTGAAATTTCCAACATGGGATGTACTCCTGAAGCAGTTGAAGCTCTCCACGCTGCCAAGATCGCTTTTGGCCCTGGTAAAGCTGTTAACGCCGGTGGTGTTGCTACCTCAGGTCTCGAAATGACTCAGAATTCCATGAAACTTTCATGGGATGCCAAAGAAGTCGATCAGCGTCTGCATTCAATTATGAATAATATCCACGAAGCTTGTGTGAAAAACGGAAAAGAAGCTAACGGATATATCAATTATGTAAAAGGTGCTAACGTAGCTGGTTTCCTTAAAGTTGCCAATGCTATGCTTGATCAGGGAATTGTTTAA